Within Ipomoea triloba cultivar NCNSP0323 chromosome 9, ASM357664v1, the genomic segment GTCACATATAAAGATCCAGAAATTCTGATTgtcatatcataaaaacatttcaacaactCCACCAAACTGTCCACAGACTCCCAGTCCATAAAATTAGGCACAGAATCACCCAAGTCAGATTTGAAAGAACTATCAGACTGCTTCACAAGATTCAAAGACTTTTTGATAAGTCAAAGCAGATTGTAACATCAAATATGTAGAGTTCCATCTGGTTGGAACATCTAGACACAAAGAAGACCTTTGCTCAATTCCTAACAAATCAGCCAAGTCCCTGAACTTCTTTAGCCTAGCAGGTGAATCCTAACATATCTAACAACCTCCCTAACTTTTTTCACAGAACTATCACACTCCTTCAAGCCATCTTGAACAACCAAGTTAAGGATATGGGCAATGCATCTCATGTGAATATACTTAGCCTTCACAGTTGATGTACCCCAAGacactatttttttcttaagaaaCCCCATAGCAGTGTCATTAGACGAGACATTATCCAcagtaatactaaaaacatTCCTAAGCCCCCACTCCAGCAAACATGTTTCTAGGGCTTTTGCAAGATACTCCCCTTTGTGAGAGGTAACAGGGACAaggctatgatttttttatgcAGCTTCCACTCTGAATCAATGAAATGGGCAGTCACAACCATGTAGTTAATCCTTTGGATTGATGTCCAAGAATCAGTGGTAATGCTAACCCTATGACTGGTTTCACTTAAAAAGGACTTCAATTTCAGTCTCTCCTCTTCATAGACCACTAGGATGTCCCTACTTATAGTCCATCTAGATGGAACTATAAACCTAGGGCATGCAACAGCAATGAACATCCTGAAACCTAAACCCTCAACAAATCTAAAAGGCAGTTCATCTATGATTATCATTTTAACCAAGGCCCTCCTAATTAAGTATTGGTTAAATACCCAGGCCCCAATTTCTCCCACAGCAGTTTCAGATGAATCAGAGGTATTAACTGCTTGAAAGGTTAAAAGGGACTGCCTAGTATCCTTGGAGTGAGGGTTTTTCAAACAGCTTAGCATATGGGCTATTAAGGAAGATGTACCATGTTTCTTGGACTCACACTTGTACACTTTTGCACAATAAACACACCTTACTTGTATAGTAATATTGTTACTGTCTTTTATTCTCACAAAATGATCCCATACTCTGGATCTGGAATCAACctctttcctcttcttcccAGAAACTGCAGCAGGAGGTTGCTCATTATGTTGATTATTACCTTCAACAGTTTGGGCTTCCACCACTGTAGGTTCCACAATTGAAGAATTGGGTGGTTGACTACCAGGAGTACTGATATTATCCATCTAAAATATGGCTAAGTATCAGTACAGACAGTATTGGGATAGAATCACAAAGAATAATGGACAGAGCCAGAGTGACAGACAGTCACTCAGTGTCTCAGTCAGCTATACAAGTACACATAAAGTTCTAGAATCAGACACATTTTGTGTCATCATTTTCCAAgaacataattattttattaggaaatttaTTGAGAATACATTTAAGGGCATACATCCATAAACTTGACTAGAGTCTAGACTCTAGAGTACTAGACAAAGAAATCCAGATTCAGggttttaattttcaaatttcaatttcagATTGGGAGACTGTAATACTAATATACAACAATTGTTTCCCAATTCCTAGTCCATCATTATCAGGATTTCTATAAAATGGGCTTCCACTTGACCACCAGTATATGATAACTGATAAGTTATCAAACTAGGGTTTGTAAATTGTTAAAATTCCAAAGCAAAAAAACAGGCAAATAGTCAGTGCTTCGACCATAATATCACAAAATCGCTAAGAAATCTATTTTGTTAAACTAGGGTTTGAAAGAAACATGAAACGAGTCAGTGCTCCCACCAGAatatcacagattcacagaaTATCACAAAATCGCTAACAAGTATGTAATGAGTCTGTGCTCCCACCAGAAATCCAGAATATATCACAAAATATCACATAATCGCTAACAAATCAAACTATCAAAGTTATTAAACTAGGGTTTGAATACCTACTTCCTTTCTCACAAATACCCCGGAGAACAAGGGCTTCTAGCACAGATATCACCAGATGAAACAACCGAACGGTCTCCAACAGGCACCAGTAGGGTGTCAGGCTTCCACCAGTCGAACTCGAACAGAACCAAGTCACCAACGGCCACCGGGTGGAACTGTGGAAGTCACCAACGGAGAACGAGAGAACTCAGAGTCTCAGAGTCTCAAACTCTTAGAGAAGTCGAGAATGAGAACAGAGAGGGATCGCGATTTGCGACTGAGGtctgagagagtgagagaagTCTCAGAGAAATGAGAGAAATCAGAGAGGTCTGAAAACCCTAGGATGAGTCGCGACTGCGCAAATGAGGAGGTACAGTAGTCTCAATCCTTATCTAAGGATATATATACTACAACACCGTAGTCTCAATCCTTATCTAAGGATATATATACTACAACACCAAACTCTCAATCCTTATCTAAGGATATATATACTACAACACCAAACGACGTCGTATAATACATAGCATATTATACTACAACACCAAACGACGTCGTATAATACATAGCATATCTAACCCTAGTTTTGATCGGATATTCGGACGGGTCGGTTGCAATTTTGGACCATCTAACCCGCAGCCacttaaccgacgtcgtttcacTCCCTCGGTTCGGTTTTTATTGGTTGGGTTCAGCCCGGTTCGGCAGTTGCTTTTCGGCCGGCGGTTCGGTCGGGTTCGTCGGTTTTTTCGGGTTCTGCAAAGAtctatctagaatacacagaatgtttgcctagaatacacagaatgtttgcccagaatattgacacaaaatacacaaaactcatcttcataacattcgaatgcacaaacacatcacatcctgtgttaataacatgaatacacataatattgacacaaaatacacagaactcatcctcctaaacatttgaatgcacaagcacatcacaacatgtgttactaacatgaatacacagaacagttgcctagaatacacagaatgatttcCTGGAATACATAGAACGATtacatagaatacacagaatattaacataaatacacagaccggccgaaacgggaaacgtgatttccaaaaaaaagagacggttagtttacaatgctcaaaacgacgtcatttacgtacgtggtgcacagtataatttgccaaaaacaacggtcgttataccgtggaccagggtgcacaatgcattgtgcaccccataaggagatgagttttgtgtattctaggcagttgttctgtgtattctaggcaatcattctgtgtattataggcaaccgttctgtgtattcatgttagtaacacatgctgtgatgtgtttgtgcattcgaatgttatgaTACAtggaatattaacacaaaatacacagaactcatcctcctaacattcgaatgcacaaacacatcacaacctgtgttactaacatgaatacacagaacggttgcctataatacacagaatattaacacaaaatacacagaactcatcctcctaaacattcgaatgcacaaacacatcaaacctgtgttactaacataaatacatagaacagttgcctagaatacacagaatgattgcatAGAATATACAGAACgattgcctaaaatacacagaactcatctccttacggggtgcacaatgcattgtgctccctggtccacgatataaattgccgagAAACAATGGACTATGGGTCAAACTTTCTATTGGAGGAATATACTGTGGTTGCTATTGTGTCAAGAAAAGTTGTAGGGGTGGGTCCTAGATATCATGCCCACCTAGAAAAATGAGTATTTTGTCTTGGAATTGTTAAGGGTGATGactcttattttatattatatttcaccCCATTCTTAGCCCCTTTTCATGCACATTTCAAAgtgtttatttgtgtttttgAACTAAAAGATGTGTTTTATGCTCAGTTGTGCCCAAATACACTTTTGAGAgaggaaaatggaaaaaagaaacaaaagttgatcaaaatggagaaaaaatGCATGTTAAAGGGCACATGGAAGCAAACCCGATAAAAGACGCGCAAAAAGAGCGAAGACGAAGTTCGTAGTGTGGAGGCAAAGCCACGCATAAGCGGTGGCACGCCCGTGTGTGAACTACCAACACGGTTTGCCTTCCGCACGGTCTAGGGTCGTGCCTAACTAGTGCACCCCCATGGGCATTGGCTTGcttttattgcttgttcttgtgTTTATTGCTTTTATCTTGTGAATCTTTACTTTGTTGAAGGATTAATTCTCTATTTATTCCTTAATATATTGTTGGATGATGTTATTTATGAATGCTCTTttgtttttcatatttattatgaGGGAGTAGTTTAGTATAGGAGTTGGATAGTAGTGTATATTGTGTTTGATGCCCATTTGATGCATATTGCATAAAAGGGTTCGAAACCCAACCAAGGGTTCTTGTTCTTGTGAGATGTTTTGTATTCTTGTGTTGATGAGTTTGTGCACAACATTGTCAATACTTATCTAGTATGAGATTTTGGCAATTGTTCAAGCACGGAGTCCACAGGTAGCATACCCCTAGACCCGTCTCTCAACCTTCAATCTCTCTTAAACCACATCTCACGACCTTCAAGTTTATTTATGAGAGTAGGGAACATTGAATGTCAAAACTACTCGAGCTTATTGAGGGGGATTGGTAGTGTCACGAGAGTGAGACAACCCTTGTGTTTTGATTCGGCCTAACATTggatcacgagagtggcatgTTAGTACACCGAATTGGTGTTGGCAGTCTTTGAAGTCGAAGTGAAGTTTCATAATCCTCAATCCTTTGTTTCGGCATTAAACCAATGTATACCTATTCCAGGCCCGGTCCTATCATTTTATCGGCCCGGGGTATGTCAAAAGAATAGGCTATATCTGAacttaagatatatatattttttacctaaaatttaaattatttaaaagaaaaaaatactattgcATGTCATATAACTTAGAAATATGATTCATGagttttttacaattttacatatacaataataatcatgaaaaaaaagttattgATACTTTCCTAAATACaaatgttaggaataaaattgtaatagttttgatgagccaaattgtaattttagaatctcctattttatttttagagtgtagagagtTGACCCGGAAGTCAAGTTCATGACATtagattggttcgaattattgtatTATAGAGTCCATTATGTCATGAGACTTGTAATtcgtttgcttccactatacacatgagtatGTGTGATCCAGTGGACAAAACCCAAATTATCTATGTTAGAAGGCATGAGTTGGAATCCCATGGAGACCAAGGAGAACATTTTAGCTCTTGGAGATCAAGGAGTGGAGCTAGTTTGTCACGGCTAAAACTCAAAAAGAGGAAGTCAAGTttttggtcaatggaggaaCAATTGGAGCTAGCTATGGAGCAAGTCAAGAGTCCATGGAGCTAGTCAAGGTCAAAAGAAGTCAAAGCGGAGGAAGCTTGGAAACACTAtttctacaccatacgctacacaatgcaaagaaagaacatatatattatcttgGTGATATTAACCAAATAAGTTGATATGGAGCATTGGTTAAAAGCTTGTGCACACTATCTACTGGTTAGTGTTCAAATTCTTTAGCAACATTGTAGTTTCTTTAGACTAAGTTTGGGAACTACTTGACACGGCTGAATTTTTTGAAGAGCTAGTTATGGAGGAAGTCAAAGGGAGAGACTTTGAGCGCATGAACCAAACATCATCTATACACGCATGAAAGGCTTTTTAGAGCATGTTATGTAGCAACTTTGAGTGAAACTTACACTTAGCCATATTTTCAAGTTCCATATACATTTTGAAGGTCCAGTACGTGAAGTTATGAACCAGATAAATTTGAAgatggtgattttctgaagatcattgttcatactcaagcaagaatcacccgaaaaatattttgaaagatcaacttgccaagATCAAGTCgagaatgcaacaaagtcaaaaatatcaaaCTCTGAAGGATACAAAATCCATAATATCAAGCTttgaaggcaacaaagtcaaaaattggaagCTACAAGTTTCAAGATCAATCAAGCCGAATTAGAAAACTTTGTGAGcaaattttagagttaatttttcaaaaattaccaGCTGCATTAAATGTTACATATCAAATTGGAGATCTTATCAAATCAAATTGGcaaagttatcagatcaacgatatggtcattaaatgaagAGGTATGACCATCAGATCGAATTGGCATGACCAATcaaatcaagtgaacgttcaaaatgtgaatgttcacaacgggcaaataattctttgaattataaaaagcccaagaagacttgaagacaagcacaGACTAACAGAAGAGGCATTACGGTTGCATCGGACTTACAACGAAAAATTACAAAGTgttgagatattgagctatacacgagaaaattcaagtcttagaaaagaaatctttatttcttacaacatctctactgagtgtagaaaggagtgtagttgtgtgcaagacactcgggggaactaagtgtagctttgtgcgagacacttggttgGAGCATAGCTTTGTGTGaagcgctcgggagcttagctttgtgcgaggagctcgtggttgagtgtagctctGTGTGAGACACTCaggaagtgcttgtgtagcactggtgtttcactatttgtatctgggtgaacgagatagtggaattccctccttggagtgaaaggagaagagtggactaggaggattacaccacctccgaaccactataaatctttgtCTCTCTTTACattactgcactttacatacTTTGCATAtttaactcactaaccctttTTATACTGTGTTGATTTATCCATCTGaatttgtgtgttcccacgtccgcatatgcttcaaactttgcatacatattcttgAGTTATTTCAAGGCATTCCAACGTGTTGCATGCGagttatctcttcagttttatgtaacttttatttatagcactttaccgtacgatttttcgctgtgcatttcaagttgaattcaTTTACTTGGAATTActtttgttgaagtgttataaagtttttatttgttagaaaagtctattcacccccctcaAGACTTTTCACCACCTAATCGGGACCAAccacaaaataatcaataacgGCATTAGTgccttcataaataaataattatagtttataaaaatgaataaacaatttaaaatcaaataagcttaaaaacaataacatttttatcataataaataataaataataaattaattattaataaaaatttatttaaaaaaaacttaaaaacaaGGACGAAGCTAAAAATCATTGTAATTGAGGGTGcgaaatcaaaatatttcaaaacgcggtaaaatattcataacaaaatatgaaacataattaagttaatttgataaaattgtaTGAATAGAAAACGCATTATAAACCACACATCTCCTATACtgatatgatatttataaatattattttttcttttacctAAATCAATTTCAAGTTGTTCTAGAATAATTTGAATACGATAAAACATAATAGAAACTTCATAATGCATTGacttaataattcataaaaGAATCAAACtatcaattaaatttttcttaataactaaatcacaaaatatatttcatataaattaattaatcaagttaaataatttttacgATTGATAACTCCTTATAaaagttcacaaaataacacGAGTTATAAATACAAGTATTAAGTTactcaattataaaaaaaaaaaagacaaatattataaaaaatagatttcaaaaattataaataagtctcacaaatcaaatttttatttaatagagTGTTGGGGCATTATAaaagttcacaaaataacacttgttataaatacaaatattaaattaaattactcaattataaatagatttcaaaattatgaataaatcaaaattttatttattatattgggGAAAGGGTCAAATAGTCCCTCGAACTTTAGctcaaaagtcaattagctCTCTCAACTTCTTAAAGGTATAATTACACCGAtaaacaattcattttgatgCAATGTGACCCAAAATTAGGTTAATAACTTGCTATCACAGGTTATTGGATATTTTCAGGCCAAAAAGAGTGACTGGCGATCAACCGGTCACCGGTCACGAAGGAAAACCAGAGGTTCCCCTTCTCGCCGGAGAAGGGGAACCACTGGTTCGCCTTGTCGCTGGAGAAGACGACAACAGTGGTCGCCTTTTCTGGTAAGGAGGCGAACTAGAGTGGTCACCTTCTCCAGCGACAAGGCAAACCAGTGGGTCGCCTTCTCaaccggagaaggcgaccaccAGCGAGAAGGCGGCTACTGGTTCGCCTTCTCACTGGAGAAGGCGAACCAGTGGTTTCGCGTTCTCACTGGGAGAAGGCGAACCAGTGGTTCCCCTTCTCGTCGCGAGAAGGGGAACCACTGGTTCGCCGTCTCTTTTTCTCCTCCGTGTCACCGGTCGCCGGTCACTTTTTTTACCTGAAAATGTACTGGAACGTGGCTAGATTTCTAATGATTTGTGATAGCAGGTCATTAACCTAATTTTGGGTCTCATTGTATCAAAATCGATTGTTCATGGGTGTAATTGTACCTTGAAAAAGTTGagggggctaattgacttttgaaCTAAAGTTCGAGGGTATATTTTACCATTTTCCCTATTATATTTAACAAAGTGTTGGGAAAAATATATCCAAACTACAGTCAATGGGTCACGACCTTATAACCTTTGCTATAAGTCGCATATATCCTACCAACTAAGCTACTTCAtccttaattaaaataaatgcattttatttacttatacatatatatatatatatatatatatatatatatatatatatatatatatatatatatatatatatataaaggatgaagtgggggtgggggtggggtagGCCCACTCCAAGCATGGGCAAGGGCCCAACCTACCCTTGCTTAGGGCTAGCCTTGACCTATTCCAATCTCTActtttattttaccatttttaTTCCCTTACTTTTATTTCATTGCTTATTTTGCCACCATTCATCTATTTATTTGCTTAGCTTCCATCAAATACTTCATGCTTGTGCATAGTTATTTCTTTGATTATTCCAACCCCCAATCCCTGAGGACGAtgtaaaacaaatttatttttgctTGTTCAACAATCCACTATATTGCACTACGATAAGAGGGCTAGGCAATCCTTTAACGGTTCGTGCTTTAGTGGACCTAGTCCACTCAAAGAAACCAGAGATTGTGTTCCTTATTAAGACTATGATAGCTAACAAAAAATGCAACAAATATAAGGTAGGCTAGGCTTTGAAAATATGTTTGTGGTAAATAGTGAGGGCCATAGTGGTGGTCTAGCTCTATTTTGGAAAGAAGAAACCCATGTGGATATTAAtggcaaattatgttatggacAAGGTGGACTcggttctatgttcacaaatttagaactctatgttcacaaatttagaattctatcttcacaaatttagaactcaatatacaaaattacattacttaatattcacaatttttcaactctatattcacaattttgttatatagattcaaaaattgtgttatactgttgaacatagagttttgataccattgaacatagagttattaAATTTTGAACGTAGAGTTATGACATTGTGAAcgtagaattatgaaattgtgaacatgaaattatgaaattttgaacatggagttatgaaactgtgaacatagagttataaaattgtgaacatgaagttataaaaatatgaacatggagttatgaaattgtgaacatgaacccgggtccacattgtaaggtggacccgagtccatggcataacaactggatattaattaatagttatactatggacctgggtccaccttgcaaggtagacccgtgtacatttacatactgaatgttcacaatttgaattgtgaacattttgtatgtaaatgatgaacattcagtatatatcAAAACAAGCTAGTACTTAAGGGAAAAGGAGAACATTTGTGTTTAGCTAAATGAAAAACATCACAAGGCACATTCTCAAGTTTAGAACTATCAATATCACTTAAAAGGTGCAGCTTATTAGTTGGGAAGTGCCCCAACCTTTGGTGCCAAACTTTTAAGCTAGTGTATTGCATAACATATGTTTTGTCAAACAATCTTGGTGGTTCCACTAACAGGTATAGGCCTCTTTCTTCTCTAGCTAAACCAGTTATCTACGCAAGCCTCCCCTGAATCACACATTGAGTTTTCATGAAAGTTAGCTTGCAGCCAATGTCAATAATCAACTTGCtcacagaaattatattaaacttgAATGCAGAGATATGTAATACCTCTTTCAACTAGAGATTATTACTGAGCTTTACATTTTCTATGTGTTCAACTGAGATGCACTGTCCAGTTGGGAGGTCCACTTCAACACCTTTAACCTTATGATAATTTGTGAGCAAGTCAAGGGAGCATACAATGTGGTTTGTAGGCCCTGAATCAAGAATCCAAGTAGAATTGTTTAAAGAAAGAGAATTGACAGAATACTTGCCTTCATCATTGGATTGCATTTCATCAAACTCAGGTGTTAGAGTAACAACAGTCATAACACCATTTGAGCTAGAAGAGCCATTCACTTAGCTTGATTGACTCTGCAAGAGGGTGATAATCTTGTGCAGCTGTTCAGAAGAAATACTTAAATCTCCCGTATTGCTCACTACTACTGTGACAGGCTGCTGTTTGCCCTTCGATTTGTATCCCGGCATCCAACCAGGAAGATAGCCGTGCTTCTTGTAGCACCGATCTACTGTGTGAccagtcatgccacaataagaGAACTTTGCCTTCACTGAATTCCCTCTTCTGTTGTAATTATTCAAAACTGCATGTTGAACATGTATGCCCTATgagccaacatttattgttttgggcattaatttcttattaaataaatataattattttatttattaaggcttagttaatatttgatattattccatacaatcttcttaattcttcattcttaagtgttaagaatatgagtgacgaagaattaataaatgaagtattgtaaaaatgttcctagtcataggaattctaattaggcattagaattccgataagactaacacattgtccttcttatggtgagtctcatgccattctgtatgagatacagagagttgacatgtggatgattgttagagaacaagtcattgaacattgactgactacaacgtaccgcatggtgattacctacgtgtcatcggtatgttgtatgttacaagtatgcaataatcctttgacttgagacgacatggttgtctcgtacatatggtAGACTAGTTTTTTCCAGTATGcgtcttttgttccttatgggactataagtgtacttggtggcctagttcagtaTTGTACGAAGACATGTGTGCattcaatagaggatccaccgccttgaggtaacaaggatgttccagtctattcaataatcatacaacgagaatctctggctagagtataatgaagttggacttcaggttaagaatactgaatagacatattgaccgggtttatgggtttgaccaagtttgaccataacctttacctggttcggaacaagtgttgtgtggaatgAATGttacatgatatttgtaacggaaaggttcattataatatatt encodes:
- the LOC116029693 gene encoding zinc finger BED domain-containing protein RICESLEEPER 4-like, whose amino-acid sequence is MDNISTPGSQPPNSSIVEPTVVEAQTVEGNNQHNEQPPAAVSGKKRKEVDSRSRVWDHFVRIKDSNNITIQVRCVYCAKVYKCESKKHGTSSLIAHMLSCLKNPHSKDTRQSLLTFQAVNTSDSSETAVGEIGAWVFNQYLIRRALVKMIIIDELPFRFVEGLGFRMFIAVACPRFIVPSRWTISRDILVVYEEERLKLKSFLSETSHRVSITTDSWTSIQRINYMVVTAHFIDSEWKLHKKIIALSLLPLTKGSILQKP